A region of the Sinorhizobium arboris LMG 14919 genome:
ATGTTGGGAATGTCCGCGGGATCGTTCTGGAGGTCGCCGTCAAGCGTCGCGATCAGCCGGCCGGAGGCCGCGTCGATCCCCGCCTGCATTGCGGCTGTCTGGCCGAAATTCTTCTGGAGCTCGATGATCTTCAGTTGCAGATCCGGATGTGAAAGCTCCTTGCGCGCATTCGGCAAGGTTCGGTCCGTGCTGCCGTCGTCGACGAGGATAAGCTCCCATGACTTCAGGAACCCGGCCATTGCCGTCCGGATGCGCGTGACGAGCGGCCCGACGCTCTCTTCCTCGTTGAATACCGGCACGACTATGGAGAGCTCGACGCCCTCTAGGACTTCGGTCGTCGGCTTCACGGGTTCTTCGATGCGATTCAAGGGGGCAGTCTCCGGTGTGCTTGCAGGTTTTCTTGCATACTTATGAGGTTATAACCAATGTCGAATCGCATTGCTGATACAGGAAAACGGTCTCGATGAATACGAACTGGGAGCGCAGCCGGCGGTCGTGGCTCGCGCGCAACCGTCTGGCACTGATTTCCGTGGCGGCAATCGCGGCTTATGCGATCTTCGTAGAGGGGATCTGGGGCTGGCCGGCACTGCTGCGGCAATGGGCCGAAATCGGCGTCGGGCCGGTCCTCTCTGCGCTATCGCTTCTCGTCGCCACCTATTTCATCCGCTGCTATCGGATCCACGACTACTTCCCGGGAGAAACCAGGGGGCGGTTTCTGTCTCTCTTCCGCGTGACCCAGGTTCACAATCTGCTCAACATCATGCTGCCGTTCAGAGCCGGCGAAACGAGCTTTCCGCTGCTCATGCGAAGTGAATTCGGCGTGCCGCTGGTGCGCGGCACATCGGCGCTCTTCGTCATGCGGCTTCTGGATCTGCATGCCCTGCTCACCGTCGCTGCGGTCGGTCTGGTGGCCGGGCCGGGCCATGGGGTGATCGCCTGGGTTCTCTGGCTGCTCGCCTTTCTGTCGCCTCTTGCCTTCTTTCTGCTGAAGGAAAAAGCTCTCGCGGCGATGCGCCGTTTCGCGCCGGCGAAGGTCGGTCCGCTCCTGGACGAGGTGGAGGCAGGCCTGCCGGTCGACATCCCCGCTTTCCTGCGGGCCTGGGCCATGACGATGCTGAACTGGGCGGTAAAGGTCGTCGTTCTCGCCTGGGTGCTCGCGATCATGGGGGTCGCGCCGCTCGCCGCCTCTTTCGGCGGGGCGCTCGGAGGCGAATTGTCTTCCGTCCTGCCGGTGCACGGGCCGGCGGGTGTGGGAACCTACGCGGCGGCAATCGTCGCGGGGGCGGTCTCCTTCGGAGCGGATCGGGCGACGCTCGAAACGCTCGGGCGTGCCAGCGTCAATGCCCACCTCCTGGTCATCGTGTCGGCGGTGGCCGGCACGCTGCTGTCACTCCTCCTGCGGCCGAAAGCGTGAAAGGCTTCGCAGCCGCAAGAGCCGGGTGAAAGCGCGAAACGTCCTACTGGAACGAGGTCTCGTAGAAGCTTCTGAGCTTGCGTGAATGCAGCTTCTCGGGTGGCATTGCCGCCAGTTTCTGCAGTGCCAGGATGCCGATCTTCAGATGCTGGCTCACCTGGGTCCGGTAAAAGGCGCTTGCCATGCCGGGCAGCTTCAGTTCGCCGTGCAACGGCTTGTCGGACACGCAGAGCAACGTTCCGTAGGGGACGCGGAAGCGGAACCCGTTGGCGGCGATGGTAGCCGATTCCATGTCGAGCGCGATGGCCCGGGCCTGCGAGAGCCGTTTGACCGGCCCGCGCTGGTCGCGCAGTTCCCAGTTGCGGTTGTCGATGGTCGCGACCGTGCCCGTGCGCATGATCTGCTTGAGGTCGTATCCCTTATAGCCCGTCACTTCGGCAACGGCGTCCTGCAGCGCGACCTGCACCTCTGCCAGTGCGGGCAGCGGAATCCAGACCGGCAGATCGTCATCGAGCACGTGATCCTCGCGCATATAGGCATGCGCCAGAACGTAGTCGCCGAGCCGCTGGCTGTTGCGCAGTCCCGCGCAATGGCCGAGCATCAGCCAGACATGCGGCCTCAGCACGGCGATATGGTCGGTGATCGTCTTGGCGTTGGAGGGGCCGACGCCGATATTGACGAGCGTAATGCCGCCGTGTCCCTTCTTCTTCAGGTGATAGGCGGGCATCTGCGGCAGACGGGCGAGCGAATAGTCGGCATCCGGCCGGTCGGCACCCGCCGGCGTAGTGATGTTGCCGGGTTCGACGAAGGCGGTGTAACCGTTGCCGCCCTCCGCCATCTGCTGGCGCGCCCAGGCGCAGAACTCGTCGACATAGAACTGATAGTTCGTGAAAAGCACGAAGTTCTGGAAGTGCCTGGCGCTGGTCGCGGTATAGTGACTGAGGCGCGCCAGCGAATAGTCGATGCGCTGGGCGGTGAAGGGCGCGAGCGGCGACGGTTCTCCCGGTCCCGGCTCGTAGGAGCCGTTGGCGATCTCGTCGTCGGTGGTCGTGAGATCCGGCGCGTCGAAAAGGTCGCGCAGCGGAATGTCGATGCTTTCGGCCGCAGACGCTTCGACATGCGCCCCTTCGCCAAAGGCGAAATGGAGGGGGATCGGTGTCGAGGACTCCGACACCGTGACGCCGACGCCGTGGTTGCGCATGAGATGGCCGAGCTGTTCTTTCAAATAGTGTCGGAACAGTTTGGGCCGGGTGATGGTCGTCGTGTAGACGCCGGGCGCGCTGACATAGCCGAAGGAAAGCCGTGAATCGACGTGTCCGAAGCTGCTCGTCTCGATGCTGACCTGCGGATAGCAGGCACGGAAACGGGTGAGGGGCCTGCCGGTTTTCCCGAGACCTTCGAAGGCTTCGCAGAGGAAACGGGTGTTGCGTTCGTAAAGCGCTTCCAGACAATCGACGGCCTCGGCCGGATCGTCGAAGAGCTGCGGCTCGAAAGGTTCAGGGGTGGCGACGGAGAGGACGGAGTTTGAAGAGATTCGTTTGTTCATGTCGCATTATATGCTGCACCTTTCGACAAGCAAACGACAAGCCTGTCGTTTTTTGTTCTGCAGTGCCGCACGTTGTACTTCAGCGAGGCCCCGCGAGAATAATCGCGCTGCCGGCGAGCGCCACGGCGGCGCCCGTCATGTCCCAGTGATCCGGCCGGACGCCTTCCGCAAGCCAGAGCCAGGAGAGCGACGCGACGATGTAGACGCCGCCATAGGCGGCATAGGTGCGGCCGGCCGCTGCCGCGTCCACCATCGTCAGCAGCCAGGCGAAAAGCGCTAGCGAAACCATGCCGGGAATGAGCCACAAGGCGGATTTGCCGAGTCTCAGCCACGACCAGAAGGCAAAGCATCCGGCGATTTCGGCAAGAGCTGCGACAAGATAGATAGTGTATGCGGGCATGTTTTCGGATCCTCCCCATAAAGAGAGGACCGGACTTTCAACCGATATGCAAGGACCGAAAGCGGTACCTCGAGATCAGCTCATGGCCTGGCGCTGAAGGGTGACGAAAAGGACGAAGCCGGCACCGTTCTTGCCGATGCCGTAGCCGGCGGCCTTGCTGTAAGCGACCGCTCCGATCGGTCCGATCAGCAGGCCCGTGAGGATCAGGAGCCGGAGCGAGAGAATGGCGGAGGAGACGAGCGCGGCCATTCCACGGGTTCCTTCAGAGTTTGGCTCGGCAGTATTGCGCCGTGTGAGCGGTGCAATCCGTGAGCGATCCGATATAGGTGTTCTGGCGGCGGCGCTCCGTATCGGCGCCGACTGCGGCTGCGAGCGTCATCGCGAAGACGACCATGAGCAGGCTGATGATGGTGAGGCGGCGAGCGAGAATGTCCATGGTTCCGTCCGTTGAAGCGAGACACGTTCAAATCGATTGATCGTCTTTTCGCACAACCAAACTGAACTCTTGCTGAGATGTCCGTTCATCTGGCGTTCATCTTCGCCATGCGGAACGATGCAGCGGTTTGGAAGAACCACCATGCGCTCGAACAAATGCGCTTCGGACCGCGGCCTTGTCGTTGAGCCGTCGTGTTCCTAAGTCAGTCCTTCCGACAAATCAGGAGAGAACGCGATGACCGCTCCGATCGAGCTTTATTACTGGGCCACGCCGAACGGCTGGAAGATCACCATAATGTTGGAGGAGCTCGGCGTTCCCTACGTCGTCAACTATGTCAATATCGGCCGGGGCGATCAGTTCCAACCGGACTTCCTGAAGATCTCGCCGAACAACCGGATGCCGGCGATCGTCGATCCCGACGGCCCGGGTGGCGAGCCCATCTCCGTGTTCGAATCAGGTGCGATCCTGCAGTATCTCGGCCGCAAATACGGCAAGTTCTATCCGTCCGACGAACGCGCCCGTGTCGACGTCGAGCAATGGCTCTTCTGGCAGGTGGGCGGGCTCGGCCCGATGGCGGGTCAGGCGCACCATTTCCGCCAATATGCCCCGGAACGGATCGCCTACGGCATCGACCGCTATACCAATGAAGTGAACCGCCTTTACGGCGTGATGAACAGGAGGCTCGCCGACAGGGCGTTTCTCGCCGGAGATTATTCGATCGCGGATATGGCCGCCGTCGGCTGGGTGATCCCGCACGAGAACCAGGGGCAGGATCTCGAAGAATTCCCGAACCTGAAGCGCTGGTTCGACGCGGTGCTTGCGCGACCGGCGGTGAAAAAGGCGATCGAGGTGGGCAAGGAGGAGCGGGCCCGCCAGAAGAACCTTGCCGAGGACAAGGAAGCTCAGAAGGTCCTCTTCGGGCAGCGCGCCCGCTGAACCTGTTTTGGCCCTGGTTCCGGCTTCGGGCCCTATGCCCCGGATCGCGATGATTTCAGGTCGGATCGACGAGAAATCATGGCGATCGATTCCAGCAAAACGAGATGCGGGACGCCGGCGCAGAACCGCCCGCATCTTTCCTCGTGACGAAAGGCCCTAAAGGCGCGTCCAGGTTTGCGATTTGCAGAGCACCTTCAGCACGCAGCCTCGCATTTTCAAGAGATTGCCGTCGACCGAGCCCGAGCCGCTATAGGTCTTGTCGTTTTCGGGATCGGTCACCACGCCGCTATAGGTGCCGCCGGTTCCCGTCAGCGTGCCGACACGCTTGCCCGCGTGCTTGCCGGTCTTCAGCGTGACGCAGAAGCCTTGGCTGCAAGGTGCGATCACTGCCGTGGAGCCGCTTGCCGTCTTCCAGTTTCCAACGATCGGCTCGGCGGCATAAGTCGTGGCGGCTGCGGCAAGGCCAAGCGCCGCCGCGGCTAGCAATGTGCGAATCATTCGGTCTCCTGCTGACGCATCTGTTTCCCTGTCGATCGCATTCCGCACCTGTCCTGTGAAGGCGCCGGTCGTT
Encoded here:
- a CDS encoding DUF2147 domain-containing protein; the protein is MIRTLLAAAALGLAAAATTYAAEPIVGNWKTASGSTAVIAPCSQGFCVTLKTGKHAGKRVGTLTGTGGTYSGVVTDPENDKTYSGSGSVDGNLLKMRGCVLKVLCKSQTWTRL
- a CDS encoding AMP nucleosidase, whose amino-acid sequence is MNKRISSNSVLSVATPEPFEPQLFDDPAEAVDCLEALYERNTRFLCEAFEGLGKTGRPLTRFRACYPQVSIETSSFGHVDSRLSFGYVSAPGVYTTTITRPKLFRHYLKEQLGHLMRNHGVGVTVSESSTPIPLHFAFGEGAHVEASAAESIDIPLRDLFDAPDLTTTDDEIANGSYEPGPGEPSPLAPFTAQRIDYSLARLSHYTATSARHFQNFVLFTNYQFYVDEFCAWARQQMAEGGNGYTAFVEPGNITTPAGADRPDADYSLARLPQMPAYHLKKKGHGGITLVNIGVGPSNAKTITDHIAVLRPHVWLMLGHCAGLRNSQRLGDYVLAHAYMREDHVLDDDLPVWIPLPALAEVQVALQDAVAEVTGYKGYDLKQIMRTGTVATIDNRNWELRDQRGPVKRLSQARAIALDMESATIAANGFRFRVPYGTLLCVSDKPLHGELKLPGMASAFYRTQVSQHLKIGILALQKLAAMPPEKLHSRKLRSFYETSFQ
- a CDS encoding lysylphosphatidylglycerol synthase domain-containing protein, which translates into the protein MNTNWERSRRSWLARNRLALISVAAIAAYAIFVEGIWGWPALLRQWAEIGVGPVLSALSLLVATYFIRCYRIHDYFPGETRGRFLSLFRVTQVHNLLNIMLPFRAGETSFPLLMRSEFGVPLVRGTSALFVMRLLDLHALLTVAAVGLVAGPGHGVIAWVLWLLAFLSPLAFFLLKEKALAAMRRFAPAKVGPLLDEVEAGLPVDIPAFLRAWAMTMLNWAVKVVVLAWVLAIMGVAPLAASFGGALGGELSSVLPVHGPAGVGTYAAAIVAGAVSFGADRATLETLGRASVNAHLLVIVSAVAGTLLSLLLRPKA
- a CDS encoding YnfA family protein → MPAYTIYLVAALAEIAGCFAFWSWLRLGKSALWLIPGMVSLALFAWLLTMVDAAAAGRTYAAYGGVYIVASLSWLWLAEGVRPDHWDMTGAAVALAGSAIILAGPR
- a CDS encoding glutathione S-transferase family protein, whose protein sequence is MTAPIELYYWATPNGWKITIMLEELGVPYVVNYVNIGRGDQFQPDFLKISPNNRMPAIVDPDGPGGEPISVFESGAILQYLGRKYGKFYPSDERARVDVEQWLFWQVGGLGPMAGQAHHFRQYAPERIAYGIDRYTNEVNRLYGVMNRRLADRAFLAGDYSIADMAAVGWVIPHENQGQDLEEFPNLKRWFDAVLARPAVKKAIEVGKEERARQKNLAEDKEAQKVLFGQRAR